The DNA sequence TAAAATAAGACATAGTGAGGAAAAACAGGAGTCAAATCGTGTGTTATTGTCAGTCTCTGCCATAGACAACATCACATGTCATTATAACGTGATGGTTCATAGACAACATCTCAGATCATTATAACTACACAACGCAGTACTAAAAGATGATCACGATTGGGTCGTAACCATGCAACCATCACTCCTTCCTAGAGCTTccaagcattttttttattctaataGTATTGTACCTAACTGAACTCTAAGCTCttgttgaatttgaatttgaatttaattttgtttaatttttggaAAATACACTATCATCAAAATATTTGGATAAACTATTAATATTTGCAAATGAATCCAAATGTTAGATCTTTCGACCGGCAGATGCAACTGTTTGAATTACGAATCTCAAGTTTTACATCAATAAAAGAATAACAGATAATTATTCTTCAGACAACACTGAATTTATAGCCATATAGTCGAAGTAAACTATGTACAAAAGGTAGGAAAGTATAAAGTGTGTCATCGTCATGGTAGGtataaattgtgttttttaatttaaaaaaattatgaaatatatttttggaaCAGAAGGAATATAGATTTATTTTAAAGATAATTTTTTCATTTCCCATTTTGCCCCTGGCCCTCCAGTCCAGCAGGGGCGGCAGTGCACTGAGGGCTCGGGGCTGTGGAGTAGAAGAACATCAGCGACCAGCCTGGACTGTCTCCAGACGTTTCCAGCAGTCCTCAGCCACCgtcttcagcctctatcttcatCAAGGGGTTGCATGCTGAAAGATGGGTTGATAATCTGAAAGAGGAGGTAAAGTTAGGTTGGCACATTAACTGTGAACTTGTTTCCTCAACATAATAGTGGGGTTTAGTTCCGTGTATCGGGCGAGTCCAGCGACCAAATCTAACTTTGTACAATGTCAATATTCCTATCTATTGATGGTTGGCTTCTTGCTCAGATGGAAGTCATGCTAGTCTGTATTTCAACTGCAAACCTTCTAGGTGTGTTGGTTTGGACAAGCTATTTGTGCACATACAGAATATGCAAATATTTGTAATACTATTTAAAAGCCTATGTTTTCTGTTGTATTCGCCTTTCATGTTATTCACTTCAGATAGCAGCAGAACATATGAACATATTGTTAGTTGTTAGTCACCCCATCTGGAAGGTAGTGTAATGGGATTGGGGTTGGACCGTTGTGTCTCAACACTCCCACCATCAGTTGAAAAAATACGAATGTTTAACCAGGATGCTTTCAAAGCAACACTTCGTTGCTGGACTCGCCCATCAGAGGAACAACGTTGAATTCAAATTGAATGTTACATATATTACAATTACAAGTTTGTTGTAGTTTAGGAATGTCACACATAACCCATTTCCATCAAATATCTTCACTTCAGAGATGAGTAGCTGTTCCTTTGACGAGAAACACTTCAGCCTATGCTGTCAGCACTTCCTGAAACATTCCAACAGTCTGGGAGATGGCTGGAGCTGGGAGCAGTGGCAGGTCAATTGGAAGAACGACACTAATATCAGTACTTAATGCTACCTACAATTGGTAGAAGGGAATAAGCCCCCTCATATTTTTCCAGTCCGTACATGTTGACTTTTGCAACCATTTGCTGAATTTTGGATAGGTCTGCAtagttggaaaaaaaaaagataatataatagctaaaatgtatgtttaatttgctaaaaaaaaaggaGTGTTACAGAATGAATTATAGAAAATgtcaaaactctaaacacagTACACGGGCAAATTGTTTCTGTGTTTAGCACTCTGAGGAAGGCTACCTGAAGAAGACATCCCTGAGATCTGTCACAATTACCAGCAACAATGCTGCTGAGTCTGGGGTCCCAGAGCAGGCAGACCCATACCCTACTCGGGAAGAAAAGGTGCTttctctacgtgtgtgtgtgtgtgtgtgtgtgtgtgtgtgtgtgtgtgtgtgtgtgtgtgtgtgtgtgtgtgtgtgtgtgtgtgtgtgtgtgtgtgtgtgtgtgtgtgtgtgtgtgtgtgtgtgtgtgtgtgtgtgtgtgtgtgtgaatcttaAATTGAAATTGCTCCACATTGAGcttcttgattttccgttttcaaCGCATGATCAGATATGGTTTACTTTGTCCCATCTTTGATTGGTGATGGTTTTTTGTGGGAAAAGTTAAACGTATTGGTGGACACAGCCTGCTCTGAGACTCCCTCATTGGATTGGGGTTGCTCCCGATGTGACGGTGGCGCAGGTGTTGCTGGCTGTCGATGGCAAATCATCTACAATAAACTATCGTGTTCTTCCCGCATACCTAAAGCTGTTGTCTTGTTCTTAAAACTCTGATTATTGAGAGTAGGGTGTTTACTCGCgatgcgcttgtgtgtgtttccccacGTGCCGACTGCCAGGGTGACGGTATCAGGTGAACCGCCGTTTATTACACGCGGCCCTTGGGGAAGACCTGCAGTGATTTGGTTGAATTCGCGAGCCCGTTCAGAATATTAAACTTGGAGGAAAATATCCTATCTAGCCCATGTTCAGTCTCTAAGGAGACCGCATGTATGTTTCTAGAAGACCCATCCCAGGCACCCATCCTTTCTTTTAAAGTCAATCAGAAATTGGCGTCCTGTTGTTTGGGTATTAACCCTATTTAAATAACAATGACTTATTGACAAGAGAAATTGGTCTgataaaacatattttactcAGAATTAAGGGTTCTTGGATACAGAGTTTTTTGCTAGGGAGTGACATGCAGGCTCTGCATGCACAGCGAACCACCAATCACTGATCATGTTGATCGGTTGATGATCAGACAACCAAAGATGTCACAGACAGCCCCCACTAGTCATAGAACAAAACCTCAATATTAGCcagcaaaaagaaaaagaacaatGTCAGTTGTATGGAATTATTTTGGTTACAGAAAAGACGACTTTTACCAAAAACAGAAACGTTGTTGAGAATTCCTTTGTTGCCACAATAAAAGGCAGCTAAACTTACTTATTTACCAATTTAATTTGCCACGTAAAGCTCTGTATAACGAGTGTATAACGCTACAAAATCAGCCCAATTATAAAAAATGATCATTCAtttctttttaatgtttttgtcATATAGCAAAACGTATCACAGAAAGACATCACAATACGATTTATTTCCAGTATGGTGCAGCCCTAGTGCCCAGTCTACTGTCTTTGTTAGCTTTGTAGCTTTAGCCTTAGCTCGGTATGCAGTACTATGAACCCATTTGTCCCTCACCTTGAGATGGCTAAACAATAAAGTCTAATTATTTCATCTTTAATATTTCTGTACAGCTATCTGCCGGAGACGTATCAAGTGATGTCCGAAGTGATCTTGAAGAGGATGATGCGTGTGTGCAGGCCGCCGCCAGCGGCGTGGTGCTCCAGCATGAGTACCACGTCCTGTTCAGCTGCAGCTTCGGGGTGCCGGTGCTCTACTTCAGAGTCTTTGATTTAGGTCGGTGTTTGGATGCCCACGTGTTACACAGAAGGAAGCACTTTCTGATTGTGTGAACATTGTACCTTGTCACATTCCACACGGACATTTTTGTAAAGTTAGTTGAATGTTATGTATGTAACGGTACTAAAAACTCTGTTTTGGGTCAAGCACTTAAGTATATACACATAGAATTTGACAAAGATCAAATGTTTAGAAGAGTGCGTTGCCAGTAAGGCTGTTCTCTGTGTAACTCTTCAGAAGGCAGGAGCCTGTGTTTGGAACAAGTGTGGGACATAGTCCGTCGAAACTCCAGGATGAGGCTACAGCAGAGTCCGTGGAACACCATCACTCAACAGGTACCCCTATAATACAcaccttaaaggttgggtacgcgatttgcgaaacgccagcagattttgaaaatacacaactcaaatggtcctaccccctctccttcaacgctgactctgactccacccattccaagtacctggacgcgcaatcatgcacgagcgcgagccaggctagcgtaggttttcgtttaacaacatggcactacattcacctgtaagttgcacccagtaccgcgggaagtaggggtgctgggggtgctgcaacaccccctgtccgaggctctgtcttatcacagaaaacgatcatttctaaaaactccggccaaagtggagatttctgaaaacgccggttctatttcatgtaggctacgccgtctaggcttcgccttatgggcttgtcccgtaagaaaattcaaactatgcacctatcagcgtgggcaccgcccacatttcccacggtatcgtgtatatagcgcggtgaataccgtcgctcatcctcccttttctttcagcacttgtgcttatcagcgagaaattgagaactactattaagaagaagatgaagacttaaacacggatctcccgagccggtggcagcggctcgggcgaggccgcggacaaacggccccttttcagggccacctgagagcgctcctggagctaggtccttttcaagactcctatgcgcctcctgtcccgcctccctggcaccgggtgacgggcacttggcgtgctctgtgtgcctcggcaccgaccacgccgaccacgccgaggctgctatggcggcccccgtctcctgtgtcgcctgccgggagcagCCTGAAGAGGGggtcctctccaggcatctcttcttttctcctgcggtggacctgacgcgatggcatcatcgacgccgacgacgacgcctccatggacggtgactcggcgtccggtttttcccgctctcgggttacaaccgccaccgtcgcggggagatcatgggtgaggcggcggccatcaaagggtttcccatgccggccccgcctctcgcccccgtatctgacgatatgcagggcgagtgctttcgcaccccatctgcttcccggcgggttaccccttgttcccgcctgtgcagcacttgtttactgctgcaggtggggacccttctaccgtgaaggctccggtaagcgagggggatccctcgcctggagcctccactggcagcgcttctctgtccgggcgccggatggcgccctaacgaaaagccgctgccccccgaccgcctccagaagcagattgtcggcctaacggacgttaggccgacaatccgcggcggcggtcaacaacatcgccctgctctcctctgccatggtctccttgtttgctgacagggaggcctacggcccggaggaagccgcgagatggctggcggtttcccgctttttccagcgccatcctccagctatgccagccgatagccgtttcggccggccggcatatggcgtgggctaccatgattcaaagggtcatatggctctcccacactgcggtgcaggaacgagagcgggccagcctcgtccagggtccactagcgcctgatggcctatttggtccccggttctccgaggtgctcgcgcaccagcagtcagtccgtgagaatcgttcccggttcggggcgattctcacgtgctcctcccaccagcaggctgggaggaggcggggtccagaccggtcccagcgttccagggggccgcctccgactccagccccggtgccgcagcagccgggtagagcagcgccacggaccggtaagttccggaagcttgctcctacttttttccctattaaaaaaaagaaaaagtaaagaccgttcggccgaacagcggtaggctacatggtacctaaagagcgatattcctcaggccacctgcgtcctacgcttgtggtgcgttcctccatgttgcctcttcccccctctcagccctgtggctgtagggtggcggtcggacggcgtgttcacatggcctctggttcacctgcttctaagaagcggcgtcccttggagccttgtggacggatcagagactcgttgcacctgcccgtggatacggccgcttgtaccggtctcccagttccccacattataggtgaggagacgggtccgcgcgctgtggctacagcatgcgcacaggtgcgccggccggacggctcgctccctgttttggaaaaaagatttgaagaccagatcttgtttttatgaataaataaattgtattcattgaaataatatacgaaaataaaaaggcatagaataaaacactgcattgccactaaacagtagtgcaaataggccgtactgatgtgtacaccaaagacttcctgacactcctctgccccgctgcgttcgctctggctgtggtcgctccgaactgtttcggcccgtggcaaagcgagtcatcctcgctgctgttcaaggcatgttgagacgcagcatttatttacatatgacctagtgctgaaaaaaggttatatgaaaaagtgtgagggtagcggtggtgcgctaaacttgttctgtgagcagctggatgtgaaccattgtgtgaaggaagtgaacacaacgatcgattttcaactgtgcgcgcatgcactggtgtaattgagctgcgctgctatatatcttttttttatcaatgtgacgagttgcgagtctagtgcaggccggttttttttttccagcaccccctgctgagaatacgttctcgcggctatggttgcaccagatgttataaacattaaacggtcacataaatcattactatttttagaaaatgtatgtttgtttcatataattgtattggaagtcctggttttcactagggttgccgcggtgtggacattttcacaccgagtaatacactcgtctcaacaccggtattaccgagtataaacggtataaactttgaaactaggtcaaccgccacacaagcatcggtttttagacccttctcgtccttcagtggccgccaacgttcgaaagcagcgcctaggattattcttgatttcagtttttctctttcagcgtttttattatcaattactctctgaaaaagagttgtccttctctttgctggtggtggtggtggtggtggggatggtggcgtcttgtctgccatggaaattgtcttctactgctaggtccaaatgtggattaactagttccagtagctaccgcaggataacaacaaacaggagcttgctctgggtcacgagctcttgGTCACGAGTAtagcacgaaggggtcgcgcgcggggcgcggggggggagggggagtgcagtacgaccgtttgattgacgtacttactgtccaatgaaactcggtggcaatggaaatgattggctggagtttttcgagccctgcccgttccacagatgattgacaagtttaattttcatgtcagtacttctaactcagtggctgtaagcgggttatgataaggatttcaagtaattttgcaaaaattgccaaaaaagcgaatcacctacgcaacatTTAATACAAACTGCAAAGACGGAGTATTCAAGGCATCTGCATAACATCTGTGTCAATTGGAAATGATTTTTTTAACGATTCCTTTTTCCTATACAGAGAACCTTATAGGTAAATCATATTGTGAACACCTCTTTGGCCCTTTGTATTGTTCCACAtgcctgtgtttcctgtttggGGCCTCTCAAGTTATGCTATGCCAACTCCTACAAATGCTAAACAATTGTGACATAATTTCAGAGCATGGTCACATACTGTACAAAATGTGACAGATTTCTATTTATTTGGAATGGATGGCTTTTGAAATTTTGTTCACGTAGCAGCTGCCACTAATGTGCTGGTTGGTATTTTAATGCCAGGAGCACCCGATGCTGGGCCAGCCCTTCTTTGTCCTGCACCCCTGTAAGACAGAAGAGTTCATGGGGCCTGTGGTCCGAGCAGCCGAGGCGgaaaacaggtgtgtgtgtgtgtgtgtgtgtgtgtgtgtgtgtgtgtgtgtgtgtgtgtgtgtgtgtgtgtgtgtgtgtgtgtgtgtgtgtgtgtgtgtgtgtgtgtgtgtgtgtgtgtgtgtgtgtgtgtgtgtgtgagcgcgcattctaacgtgtgtttgtgtgttggtattGCAGGAAGGTGAACTATGTGGTGACGTGGCTGAGTGTGGTAGGCCCACTGGTAGGACTGGAGCTGGCGTTAAGCTACTCCACCCTGCTGCAGCCTGCTCTATGCCCTCAATGAAGGAACAGGGCCCCTGGGAGTGACCTGATGGATCTAGTTCATGAGGACTGGAGAGGAAGGTACTTGACATACTATACTATCTTTGACACTTTGTGTAAATAGTGATGCTCATCTGTTTTCTGACCACCCTCATGGTGGGGCACGTCGGTTGAAGGCCGTACTACTGCCCTTCTAAATGAGGTGGACAGCTcactaagggggggggggagtgggtagCACCCTCATTCTAAATGTCAGGAAGACATCGCCCCCCTTACAAACCATCTACATTGGTGTATGAACTGCAGATGACAGTGACCGTGACAGGGTAACATATAATCACTGCCATGTTTGTTTAATGACACGAGTCACGGTGAGACAAGACGATACTTCATGTGGTATTGTTGACCAATTGCAGTTGGCAGTGTATTGGGGTTCAACAatgtacaaaaaaaagagaaaaaatattcCAAGAGAGGCAAAGCAAAGGCTGTTGGGATGAAGGGATTCAGGGCAGCAGGTAGAATGAGTCAAACCAGGGAGTTATATTAATATAGACAGTGTTGACCTCTTTTCCTAATGCCGCtatgttgtttatttaaaaaattctAACTGGTGTCAATATGAAATGATTCATAcgtctgtttgttgtttttttatgcagATTTGAAGTTATTGGGGAATATTAAAGGACCCAGCCAGCTTTGTTGGTAGTAGTTATGATAGTTACATTTGTTTAGTTCATCACCAATGAAAtgtgaaaatgtatttttccatCTCAAACACTTTAATGGAAAATGTGTGCCTGGTTATCGCATGGTACTAGACAACAGAAGTCTACCACGCTCAAACTACCCATCTTGTTGCTGATTTCTAGAAATATTGGACACCCTTTTAGTGCCTCTATCCTACCCTTACCACATAATCCTTACAAGTGGTTGGTTTCAGTTGCATGAAAGTGCTAGGTGTAGAAATACACTTAGTTTTTGTACTATGGCCTAAGTATTGAGGAAGTCAGCAGTGAGAAATGAGCTTGCATCCTGCAGTCAATCGTAGCCAACTAATGCTGAACAAATATCAGCCATTAGGTGGTGCCATTGCAGGTGTTTAATAAATAAGTCATTAACAAGCTTGCCTGTAACCATCCATAAAATGTTAAGGGTAGAGAAGGGCCAATAAAAGTGAAAAGGGGAACCCGATAAATGGTGAAGGTTAGACATCTGTACTTAAATGCCATTATCTATTTTACAAATGTTAACGTTATTAATATTTCTTATTAGCCGAGGATTAccttattatttataataaatgtttttaaagaaatgcaatgCCCCTGTGCTCTGGTCAGACACTCGGTCTAATACCAGGTTCTGACTATCTGCGGGGAGACGCACCAAGGTGGCTCTGACTGCCACGCCCTGACCTGTGGACGGGCTCTCACTACGGGACACCAGCAAATGATGGAGGAAGACCTTCAGCTGACAGAACGGGACATGGACTGGGCTCCGTGCCCTCCCTCTAAGCCCTCATCGTTCATTAGGTCGATGGTTATGTGTTCATCATATCATTTATTGGTTGACTATTACTGCTTTCACTGCTGGTCATTTGTTCTTCACCTTTCTCCTGCACGTGGCCCTAATGTTGGCGTGTCTCTCTGACACCTCATTAGGATGCATCGCCCCTAACAACAGGCTGGCCGGCGCCTTGCTTTGTTTAATGGAGTGATGAGTGGCTTGGCCTCCAGAGCACACAGCTGGGTCCACATACAGGTGTGGCCAATGGGACTGATTGGGAGAGCccattcattttactcagaggAGAAATGGAATGACCATTATGTTTAAGGatgtatatttaatataattaatCGAATGATTAcatatattattcataataaaaGGATAAATATGGCGGAAAAGGTCACGTTAGATTTTCAATTCTTGATTGACTGCTGGTATGTTTTATGTTCAGCCTCATTCACCTGTCATTAAATTATTTGagcttgttattttttttgttaattatttCCCACTACACGTTTTTGtattttggtaaaaaaaacaccttgttgTTAAATCTGCCTGCATTCCTGGATTCAGCATCGCCCCGTCACAACATTGTTTCTCTGTTTGAGAGAATCATTCGCAACAGCATTCATTCTTTACAAAATGTATTACTTAAAGGACATTAACTACCACACTAACCATTGTCCCAGAGACATCAGCTCATTAGTCACCCATTCATAGATGTATTTCCGCTGGTTTCATTCCGCTTCATTTCCACCATTTCAAAATTGTCAATAGCTTATTTTAGGAAGCTGTTAGGTTGGATTCATATGCTGCGTTATTTAAACAGTCACAGAACTTAGTTATTGCATTTTAATAATTGCAGTTACAATTACTGTAGCCTGAAATACATTTCACTGCCTTAATCTGACTAGTCTCATTAATAGAGCTCATTATGGGATAGTTTTCAGAACAGTtctgtgctgtttttttttatttttatatcctTAATGCTTGTTTTCCTGTtcttcattaaatgatgaatcagAGCCTCTCTTTCAGACCCTCCcacttcccccctctccttcccttgtCCGTCCGTCCCATGGCAGGCTGCCCATCTGTGCCTTCCATAacctctgcctccaccccccccctcccatgcaCACAGTCAAACTGCCATGGTACCTCTGGGCCGGCCAGtcagctccacctccctcccctcttcatcTGTTCTGAAGACTCCTTTGGGGTGTAGTTAGGCAGTGaaagaaaaagggagaaaaataaagaatgtaaaaataaataaataaataaggaagATATATCTCTTATGGAATGATGAAATATATTTGCTAAAATGAGAAACAATCACTGCTTACAATCAGCAGGTACCTCCTTCTTCTCAGAACTCAGGAACATGATTATATTATTTGAGGTAACTCGCCACACTAAGGCCACTCTACTCAAAGTTCACCTGGACTCGGCATAGCCTCTTCTCTTCCCCGCTGCCCGTCTCTTCCTTTACTCTCCTAAAAAcaccctcttacacacttattgtataaGAGGGTACATCGTGGAACTTAAAAATATTACTTTGTTGTGTAGCATATTATCCTaaatatctttgttgtatacagggaatgggtaaACCTAGCGATTATCAGTGCTtggtacttggttctatgaacatccttaccttaccgacagcaatatattattGTATCCCTTTTTCCTGaccaatgtacttattgtgtcgcttttgataaaagacAAGTGTCTGCTAATAGCCCTTAAAGTAATGTACGATTATGGGGCTTCTGTTAAACAAATTCTCatcaaaaatattatttttgtcattttattttgattattatttaaatgcCTTTAATTTGAATATAGTGTACCTCTTTTTTAGTGTATGTGTAACTATTGAATGTACCACTTTTCCATAGTTCTTACTATAAAAGCCATCACACCCAGGGTATAGTTGCTTCTACATTGAATTAGGCCTACTTCACTCAGGTTTTAGCTATAGGCTTACATGGCTTGGAAAATAGTTTTCCCCACTAGTAGCATGTGTACTACCAAGGTTAATGAATTTAGTTCTGATCCCGTCCTCTAGCCCCATGGATGGGATCAGAGCCCTTCCTAGTAGCCGGTCAATCTTCCCCAAATAAACCTTTAGGCTGCAGTCAAATCATATTTTTTGCTCAGGAAGGTTCCTCACAGAGCGAAGTATGATCTAAGTATCTTAAGTGGCAGATAATAAGAGATAATAAGGAAAGGTGCTCAATGCTTGTTCAAGAAACCGAACATGATCTTCATCAAGATGACCGTGGATTATTTAACTACAAATCATGGTGATTATGAGAGTCATATCGACAAATATTAGTGGACAGGAGATTGAGCGTGAGCAACTATTCTCAATGGCACAGCCGTTTTACTTTCAGGACTGGTAGccttcattctttttttatttaaatacctTTTTATAATTAAGTAATGAATGAAGTGATATTCTTCACCAGGTTCTCTACGTTCTACGCCTTCAGGAGACCACACGGTGAGGAAGCAGGGATCTGAGTTTTAGCAGTGAGTCTTCGGTTTTCACCACGTCAGGCTCACCTGCATAAGGACGGAGCCTAGTTGAATTGCAGTCGGGGTCTCTCAGCACAACGTggttttctttccctctcttctttACCTGACCCCATAACGTTTACCATCGAGGTCAAGGAAAAGTTTTTCGGAAAGGAAAAGGAACTTAATTGCTTGACTATTCGACCAGAGCCCTATTATGAAGCCAGCGCCAAGCCAATCCTCAGGATTAATGCTTCATTCCAAATGGTTCTCTTTATGACCTTGAGATTTCTATACACACCTCAGTCTAATTTCCCTCTCACATCCACCAGCTAGAGTCTCTTGTGTGCATTGGCACCCATCCATTACCACTTGGCACAGGCCTCTGACAGCTGTTCAGTGAGGAGCCAAGCCGGTCTGCTCGAATACTAAGTCAATTTAAGTCAGTTTCATATCAAAGTCCACTACACAAGTAGATAGATTGTTATGTTTCAATATTGTCCAATTGCCATACACACTAGTGGAATAATATCATTGGATTCTCTGGTTCAGGGTAAACGATTTCAACATGAATACACTAATCACTGTCAACTGTTGTAAGGACAGCTGAAGCCCAGCTGTGGACATGGGCTCGAGCAGTCAGCCACTTCATCCTAACCTCCTCTGACGGCCCCGAGCCCACAGCGGCCCTCCTGAGGCCAGTGGTTGGGGAATCGAACACTGTGCTCACGCAGCTCCACTACAAACTGAGACTGGAAGCCCATGGGGCACTGCTCCCTTTGTATGGTGAGGCTGCACCCAGGTGTCCTCACATCCAGACGGAGGGTCTGGCGAAGGTCTGGTCCTGTGAGAAGTTTGAAAAGTACCCCTACGGACAAGaattattcaagttattcacaGACCATAAACAAGTCTGGTCTCACTGATGAACTCTAAAGAACAGGATAACAAACAAAGGGTATCCATCCATGCGGCTGCTGTGGTTTAACCCAGAGGCTGAGTATGCACTTCTACAGCTAGGTCTTTCACACAGATGTGGATTGTTGTGTAGCAGGCGTCAGCAGCAGCCAACTCAGAACCTTACCTTAGAAGATGCACAGAACTCGACCAGCCACAGCAGCAAGGCAATAAGCTACGGTGCTTGATCAGATAAACACATGCACCATGAGAAACAAAGCATGAAAGACAGCTTGGTTTCCTTGGGTTTATATACAAAACTTCTTGCATTGGGACATCACGGTTTGACAATTAAACACATAATTGGTACACAAACAGCAAAGTTCATAATAAACTGAAAAATCCTATCCATTACA is a window from the Gadus chalcogrammus isolate NIFS_2021 chromosome 8, NIFS_Gcha_1.0, whole genome shotgun sequence genome containing:
- the atg10 gene encoding ubiquitin-like-conjugating enzyme ATG10 isoform X1, with the translated sequence MSSCSFDEKHFSLCCQHFLKHSNSLGDGWSWEQWQHSEEGYLKKTSLRSVTITSNNAAESGVPEQADPYPTREEKLSAGDVSSDVRSDLEEDDACVQAAASGVVLQHEYHVLFSCSFGVPVLYFRVFDLEGRSLCLEQVWDIVRRNSRMRLQQSPWNTITQQEHPMLGQPFFVLHPCKTEEFMGPVVRAAEAENRKVNYVVTWLSVVGPLVGLELALSYSTLLQPALCPQ
- the atg10 gene encoding ubiquitin-like-conjugating enzyme ATG10 isoform X2 is translated as MSSCSFDEKHFSLCCQHFLKHSNSLGDGWSWEQWQHSEEGYLKKTSLRSVTITSNNAAESGVPEQADPYPTREEKLSAGDVSSDVRSDLEEDDACVQAAASGVVLQHEYHVLFSCSFGVPVLYFRVFDLGRSLCLEQVWDIVRRNSRMRLQQSPWNTITQQEHPMLGQPFFVLHPCKTEEFMGPVVRAAEAENRKVNYVVTWLSVVGPLVGLELALSYSTLLQPALCPQ